Sequence from the Castanea sativa cultivar Marrone di Chiusa Pesio chromosome 12, ASM4071231v1 genome:
ATTGGTGCAACCACTAAGTTTTTCATCATATGTTCATTTTCCATCTTGTAGTCATATCTCAACATCTTGATTTCGGCTATTACTAGTGTAGCACAATATTGAATTTGGTATATAGATAAGGTGGTAAAAGCATTAATCTGCAAGCAAACCCATTTAAAACCTTGAACAAACCCAAGCTGGTTTAACAACACATCTAATTACATGCTGCATGGCCATGGTTTAAGCATTTAGAATGaagttttcaagaaaaaaaagatgtgcTAACTATTCTGACCATTCCTAATTGAACTAGATACAAATCAGCTACTTTTACCTTAGAAAGAAACTGGCTGAAATGCGACCACACATTATCAACTCTAGCTTCAATTGCAAAGCCATTCCGCTGTAGATCGTCGTATAGCGTCGACCAACGAAGATCAATCAAGAGAGAGAGGGCGAGATTGAGAGAGGGAAAGCTATAGAGCTTTCTGCCATGGACAGAGCAAgcgggagagagagagagagagtggagagaATGTTGTAGATCAAAAAAGATTGGTCCAATTCCATTTAGCTTTAAACCCAAACAACCAAGCCCGAATAGACATGAGCCAGCAACCCAACCTATCACAATAAAGCCCAGATTGAAATTTAACCCAACTCAAGCCAAGCCCACAACAAATATATACCACCAGCCTAACCCAAAAATAATTCTACAATATAAAATTCCCAAACCCAGAATCAGAATTTcc
This genomic interval carries:
- the LOC142619074 gene encoding uncharacterized protein LOC142619074 produces the protein MMICRVQTNSLTSCRKGSPLLVQPFVTFELFLSYWFFSRKIKSSLMPLELEARGKRDPTGFTINTTKLLVLIKSSGEGGGGGLLSCTSSGWVAGSCLFGLGCLGLKLNGIGPIFFDLQHSLHSLSLSPACSVHGRKLYSFPSLNLALSLLIDLRWSTLYDDLQRNGFAIEARVDNVWSHFSQFLSKINAFTTLSIYQIQYCATLVIAEIKMLRYDYKMENEHMMKNLVVAPIGKEMRYSAKFIQGCILQSNNFSWY